Within Piliocolobus tephrosceles isolate RC106 chromosome 7, ASM277652v3, whole genome shotgun sequence, the genomic segment TAAAAGGTTTCAGAAAAGGCCTGAAAGATGAATACTGGCCATAGGTCACTGGAGTCAGCCCTGGTAATTTATTAAGAGAACAGCTACTATTAAGTGACTAAGGAGGTACCTGGTAGCTTTATAAAGAGAAATTCCATTAGTATGATGACAGCTAAAAtaatctccttctccttcttctcccccctcccctccccctccctccttcctcctccactgctgcttctgctgctgctgctgctgcttcttctccttctccttctcctcctccttctcttcctcctcttcttttgaaacagggtctcactctgtcatccaggctggagtgcactggctcactgcagtctcaacttccagGGCTCAACCCCCAAGCAAtcgggactgcaggtgtgagccactacacctggctttttttttttttttttttttttgagacagagtcttgctcttgtcacccaggctggagtagaatggcatgatcttggctcactgcaacctctgcctcctgggttcaagtgattctcctgcctcaggctcccgagtagctgggattacagatatgtgccaccatgcctggctaatttttatatttttagtagagacaggatttcaccatgttggccaagctggtctcgagctcctgatctcatgatttgcccgctttggccccacaaagtgctgggattacaggcgtgagccactgcacgtggcctaagtttttaaaattttttgtagagatggggtctccctctgttgtccaggctggtcttgaacttctgggctcaaaggatcctcctgtcttggccccCCAATGTGCTgaaattgcaggcatgagcctccatgcctggctttaAGACATTTCTATAAGTTGAGAAGGAAATGGGGTGTGAAAACACTGGAGACAGGAAATGTATGCTGTATTTCAAGTCATTTGACATtgacagagaaagaagaggaaaaagaaaagaagaagaaatgagaaagccTAAACACTTAGATTCTCAAAGGCAGTTAGTTTTATGTCAGACAATGGATAAGGAATTTCTAGagaaaatgcagaaacagaaaaatcctcTGATTGAAATAGGTAACTTTACATAATTTCCTCCAGCATAGTTTTGAGAATAAGAAAATTAGCACCATGAAGACAAGTGGCAATACCAGAAGATCtttcaaaaacacattttagttcttattttaaaacattttacacatTGTCTTATTccagatattttttttctcttttatttgcatCTCTATAGGAAGCCAGCTTAAttgaatagagaagaaaattttcTGGAGCAGCGCAGAGGGATTTTGCTTCTTCTGTTCTGGGAGGGTGTGCTGTAAGTCTTCTATGATGAAATAGTCTGTGATACATGCTTTCCTCTGCTAGAAAGCCGGGACTCCAAATTTTGGCAAATTAGGGAAAAGGCAAGCCTCGGTTTGCcgttgttatcattattatcatccgAAAGGGCAGGGATCGCAGGATCACAACAGAGATTTTagaaagtgtcttttttttctatgtttttttttcagtttgtttccatttcttcgTCCATTTAACTGTTCACCTGAACACGCTGAGAAACGTTCCATCTTTAGGATTGCCTTTGGTTGTTCCGTTATCCTCCAGCATGCTATTTTGTGGACATGCTAAGCAGACAAGTCCAGGAAGCCCAAAGTTGGAATACAAATGTGACTAAGTCAGTAACTGTATAATCTTCTTGAGTCTCACTCTCCTCATGTGTAATAAGGGCATTGAATTTGATGACCTTTGGGGAACTTACTGCTTCAGAAACCCATGATTTGATCAATTCTCACTGCAAATGGCCAGAATGAAGATATCGCTCCATCTACAGTCAACTTGAATTTTGATATGGGTGCATTTCATTCTAAAACTTGATGTTTTAGATCTAACAGGTAAATGAACAAGACTCTAAACAATTCCTACctataaaagagagaaaggagtaCATGACAGTGATACTGCTGAAGCAGCCACAATTAGCATCTGGCAGGTATTCCCTTTACTGAGAGGTTCAATCAGCTCACATTATAGATATCAGAATCTTGGCACAGAGGGCCCAGCGTCCTACAACTGTTTAAAGCCAGAGCTATAACTTTAGAACTCAATTCACCTGAGTGCCGGTCcaaccattccattccatctgttttatctatttattcaatGGCTCACttttttataaagtgaaaaaaatcattaataggCCCTGTGTCAGGCACTGACAGTGCAGAGGTCAACAAGATATAGTGTCTGCCTGGAAGAAGTGCACAGCCTAGGAAGGGTATCTCCCTGTAGCACTGGAAGCTGGACTGACATGGTTTCAGATAATCCAGACTTCGCAGATCGAAGAGAGACGGTGCAGAGAGATTTGTCCCGCTGATATCGCAGCCAGAGAATCTTCACCTCTTTCATTCTTGCAGCTGGTGCttagtttttaatgtttctttctggttttgcaGCAATATGGTGTTAATTCAGCTCTACAGCCCCCAATCTTTACTTCAAAGGTAAGACATTCAGCTTCACAGTGACCTTCCATTCTCTTACAAATTAGTGCTCTATGAATTGCTGTCCTGGCTAAGTAAAGAAAGCAATTTGTCTTTAGTTATCTATTAATTAGTAACTATAAGATAAAATTACATTGCCCAGGCCAAATTCAGACTTCCTCATTACCGTAACTCCTAGAGACACAGACTACAAAcctagaaattagaaaaatcaaatgtTATCTGAATAGCCATGTCTGAGCTCACACCCCTGGTACAATATAATCAATGTTCTTATTAAATAGctaattggaaaaaacaaaagattttcatATGTCAAAATCATATCTAGCTTGTACAGAAACAGAATGTTTCTTCCAAGGAAGGTgacaaaatactttctaattccAATGAACCATCCTtatcaacagattttttttttcgtGTCTCCAAATAGTCTCTGATTTACAGCAAAAGTTAAAGATTGTTCTGTTACATTACAGGCAGACCAATAGTAGATCATATGCCCTGGCATACGGTTTTGGAGTCTCACCATTTTAGATAGAAAGATAAACAACATGATGCTAGTCCTTCTCAATTTACTGTGCAAAGAACACCAACGGAATCATGTATTTAGTTCTGACAAGCAAATTTAGAGGGACATAGGCAATGTGTATTCATTCATAACAGAGATTagattgaagggaaaaaaatatgtcaaaacaGGAACTTTTTTAATTGGTAAGATACATTCTTAGGAAAAAATAGTGGAAGAAGCAGCAGTTATTCTCAAAAGGAGTAATGTTCATTCCTGGAAATAACAACTTTGGGGGAAGAACAGTACACATTAGCTGCCACATATCTGAAATATTATCATGTGGAATATATTTTGTTAGTGCCAAGTTAAGGCAAAGACTAATGGAAAGAAATTTCAGGGACTTAGATTTCTGCTCCAATtaaggagaaatttttaaatagtccAAACTTGAACTTGGGATACTGTGAGCTACAGATCACTGAAATTTATCAGGTATCTAGACAATcaattgacacacacacacacacacacacacacatatatataatcatgTATAGGGTGTTGAATACTGAATCATGGCagagaacaaaaaaataagtagaagaacAAATGACAGTTAAACAATGGTAAACTCTAACATAGCATAGAGTATGTGCCTGCCACTGCCCAAGCAGTTATATAGAAAGATTGTTAAACTGTCCCAAAGCAGTCATTTTTACTTTCAGACTCTTAGTCGTAGAACCTCTGGGTTTCTCTAGACACATGAATATTTAGCTAATCACATCAGCTCCTAGCTTCCTATTTCTATATGTCCACATGAACAAATctggaaaaatgaaaagggaGTGGAATGACGTGAACTGCTTCTACGTAATCTTAATCATGTTCTGTACTTTCTAACCCTGCCTATTAGAACATCCTTGGAACCAAATAAAATGCTCAACTGTTTAGGATGGCAGGGTTGACCTTCAGCCCAAATCACAACAAAACTCGGTGAAAGAGAACCCTCTACCCTCACCTAGCCAACTTAGCTATTTTTGGACTTttacatgaaagagaaataaggtTTTGTCTTTCTTCAGTCACTCTATCATTAAGATTCTTGATTATAACAAGTTAGTCTCTAATTAACATAACAAGTTTATTCATCTTCAAAacaatgctattattattatcatttacaGAATGGTAAAACAGAGGGTGCATACAGCTTATAAAGATTAGCACTGAGATCCAAACTCATACAGTTTGGCCTAACAGCCTGTGTTTATTGCCTTTTATATTGATCATTAAGTTCACTTCTAGCTCTGAGGTTCTATgtgattatggtgatggtggtggttctAATTTGTGCCCAAACTATGCTTATTATTGTAATTCAAATACATCTGAGATGAGTTTTGTGGACAGGGAGCTATTATGCCTCCACATCCATAGACTGATCTGAATAAATTGGAGTACTGATTAAAGTGAGTGGGgaagacaatttaaaaagagTTTATCTATCCCAGAGCACTGTCTGACATCTATGAAAAGATGCTGAGGGCAGAAAATAGGGAACTGCTTTTATGACTGAGACTTTCATGGAGTCACTGAAACTTTCATGGGGTCAAGGAGGTCACTGAAACAATGGAGTCACTTAGACTTTCATGGGGAAATTGTTCTTTGGCTCTGTTCTTTAGTTCTAGTCTTGTCTATTTCCAAATGTGCAATACAAATACTACTTCTGTAGTATCTGTACTACAGAAGTACAGTACTACCAGAAAGCCTATCTGTATTTCCTAGTTAGAACCAAGTTTCCACATCTATGGCTTCTCTTTATACTTTGCACCTTTTACGGCACTTGTGAAAACTGATTCATATTAaagttatttgtgtattttcctgTCTCATTGATATACTTACTTATACATGTTAAATGTATTGAAAGCTTATTTACCACTACAGGCAATGTCTTTTTGAACAACACAGAAAGAATAGACTAATAACTTCAAGCAAATTAAGGTCAATGTCCAtgctttaattatatttttacctttttattttaccTACCTTTATCGTAGTGGACAGAACAATTTCTTATAAGTGGTTAGCACACATTCAATATCTATTGGTTTTCTAGGACTACTGAGGACAGAATGTATAATAAAGAAATGTAGAAATTCAGGAGCCATGAAGGAGCAGACAGGGGGCTTTGTGATGCATGGAGAACCTCTAATAGGAAAAGCTTCACAACAGAAGGAACAAAGGATAGTTGAGGAGGTATGGACATAAACATTTCTTAGGAACACAGTCGTGGTTGTATCAAGCAAAGAGAATCTCAAAGATGCAAAGACTTAAGAGATTAGTAAGCAAGATGTTAGTTTAGTGGTTTTAATAGTGTAATTTTCAACCAGTGTGTGAAAGCCAAAAAGCCTAAAATAATTTATGGATAAGATATTTGGACCAATGACTCAgacctgaaaaaaaattagctgtctGAGGATCTAGTAACACAACTTCAGTTTAATTTAGACTCCAAAGGCTGTACTTCCCTAACTTAACAAATATATTTGGCATTTGCCTtggagatttgttttttttttttttaattcactttggAATATGCTGAACCTGGCCCAgcgcgtggctcatgcctgtaatcccagggctctgggaggcagaggaagggcggatcgtgaggtcaggagatcgagaccatcctggctaacacggtgaaaccctgtctctactaaaaatacaaaaaaagttagctgggcgtggtggcgggtgcatatagtcccagctactcgggaggctgaggcagaagaatggcgtgaacccgggaggcagagcttgcagtgagccgagattgcgccactgcactccagcctgggcgacagagtgagactccatctcaaaaaaaaaaaaaaaaaaaaaaaaaagtgctgagcCTGCGTTGCAGATtataaaaggaggaaagagatcTAAAAGTACAAAGAAGTCTAAATTCCTTAGCAGAGCTGTTAGGGAAGTTGACTAGATACTACTAAGGTTGGGATGTCCCAGTCAATGTGCTCCCATTGTTTTGTGTCTGAGCTCAGGAAAAGATTTTCAGTGACTGGTTTGCCTTGGAACCTTCAACTTTGTAAAAGTTGAGCTTTCTTCTCAAAAGACAGATCCTGAGCAGACTGTCATCTCTACCTCTAAAAGAATTTCCCTCTTACCTTGGAAAATTTGAGCAAGAAGAATGAAAgcagcaaaaataaagaaaaatattttcatggctCCAGGCATCAGGGGAGAGCTGATGAAGGAAGTGCAATAGCTGGAATCAAGCTCTTTCATCAAGGGGCATTGATCAAAATATGTTCTACTGCCCTGAAGGGGCTGGAAGTCAACTTCGGTTTGTAATGTTCGTTGGGAACATACTATTTTCCATGCTCCACTGATTAATGTGTGGGCTGATGAATCAGATTTTATCTAAATCACATTTATGGGAGAGAAACGCAGAGAACCCTGTCTTTCTGCCTGGAATATTCTATTCTGTGTCTTTGTTTAGACTGCTCTCATTTTTCCTTCAAGTCTTATCTCAAGTATTACCATGTCAATAAGATACATAGCCACCATCCTTTTCCTAGTACATGATTTTACATAAAAcctattcttaaaaaaatttaaaacaaacaaacaaaaacctttaattttaagttcaggagtacatgggcaggtttttgttttgttttgtttggttttgacgCTCTATTGCATGGAGTGCTGTTGCTTAAGGAGAAAAGGGTCaatccattaaaaatacataaaaaccattaatatgtgtttatattatttgatttaattaaagggagaaatagacatttCTATATTTATAGCAGAACATTTTTACACCAGTCTGTCGGCAACTGATAGAACACAGGGAAAAATTAGCAAAGTTATACATGATCTGAACAATACCACCATTCCATCAACTAAATTCATATTTATAGAACACGTCATAAGATAactgaaaaatacacattttttcaaGTACATAtgatacattcatacatataAACCATATgctaggccataaaacaaatattgatgTGTTTAAAAACACTTAAATTCTTCAGAGTGTATTTCTCACCACAAGGTGATTAAATTGGAAATCTATAAAATAAGCTATTTAGGATATTTccaaatatgtggaaataaaGCTCATAATTCTAGATTGTGTATGCATCAAAGAATACACAATGAGAATAATTGGAAATCATTTGTATATATCAAATTTTGTGGAACACAATAAAACAATGACTTTGAAAGAAATTTGTATCCAAATACTTAtcgtagaaaagaagaaatgtttaaatctatGACTTAAAATTATGCTCTAAGAACCTTAGAAAAGGGAACAATGTAAGCCCAACTatacagaataaatgaaaaagaagttgTCACTTCTTTTTCCAAGAaacatcaaaataatataaaaattttgtcAACATGTATATGCCAAAACATTTCACAACttacataaaatggaaaaattctctCAAAAGTTTAACTTACCAAAATTGACACAAGAATTAGCAGAAAATATAAGTATTTCTATAtctcttaaagaaattaaatatgttattaaatgAAGAATGGCTTCTGCTTAAGATGtagaaatatgtaaagaaaatcatcccacacaaaacaaacacacagaaaaacacatggCAAACTGCAAATATTCAGTTTCTTGAACTCATTGGAAAGCTAAGGTCACAAGTTAGCCACCTACCTACAAATATAGGAAAAGGCAGGAACCTCCAA encodes:
- the DEFB107A gene encoding beta-defensin 107; this translates as MKELDSSYCTSFISSPLMPGAMKIFFFIFAAFILLAQIFQARTAIHRALICKRMEGHCEAECLTFEVKIGGCRAELTPYCCKTRKKH